A genomic window from Pyxicephalus adspersus chromosome 2, UCB_Pads_2.0, whole genome shotgun sequence includes:
- the DUOXA2 gene encoding dual oxidase maturation factor 2 — MTFYNHIFPFYPQARKDWVFDVNCIIIIIVFLVFASAFILIIPGIRGRARISWTLRVIISLFIGAVTVAVHFTADWEVGSINATTTYKSFSNAVVNADIGVNVGLSGVNITFKGNPVHQINETIDYNEQFLWMFGSDYDELYYNGLNRGLPNPILYVAEKFSKHDACGLHNQYRISGHYASACMWVAFCSWIICNILFSMPVFIYGAYMTLVTAAFILFSLISFSTVRNVAFCNIHFGSESLKIYYGGSFWLTLATGLLCVLIGVSCIILDWCAPVKLKSFFNTIEDEDESEQLCYTNDGFDAI, encoded by the exons ATGACTTTCTACAACCACATTTTTCCCTTCTACCCACAAGCCAGAAAGGATTGGGTCTTTGATGTGAATTGCATCATCATTATAATCGTCTTCTTGGTGTTCGCCAGTGCCTTTATTCTGATTATTCCTGGTATTAGAGGAAGAGCT aGAATATCCTGGACCCTCAGAGTCATAATAAGCCTGTTCATTGGCGCTGTAACTGTAG CTGTACACTTTACAGCAGACTGGGAAGTTGGATCAATCAATGCTACAACTACGTATAAGTCTTTTAGTAATGCTGTGGTGAATGCAGACATTGGAGTAAATGTTGGGCTGAGTGGAGTCAATATCACTTTTAAAG gaaATCCTGTTCATCAGATAAATGAGACAATTGACTACAATGAGCAGTTCCTCTGGATGTTTGGATCAGACTATGATGAGTTGTACTATAATGGTCTGAATAGAGGACTCCCTAACCCCATTCTGTACGTAGCAGAAAAATTTAGTAAACACGATGCCTGTGGCTTGCATAACCAATACAGAATATCAGGACATTATGCATCAGCCTGCATGTG ggtggcattttgttcttggattaTATGCAACATCCTTTTCTCCATGCCAGTTTTTATATATGGAGCCTATATGACCCTAGTGACTGCTGCCTTCATCCTTTTCTCCCTAATTTCTTTTTCTACTGTGAGAAATGTTGCcttttgtaatatacattttggCTCTGAGTCTTTGAAAATATACTATGGAGGATCCTTTTGGCTAACTCTAGCAACAG GACTTCTTTGCGTTCTTATTGGAGTTTCGTGTATTATATTGGATTGGTGTGCTCCAGTAAAACTGAAATCATTTTTCAACACTATTGAAGATGAAGATGAATCAGAACAACTTTGTTACACTAATGATGGATTTGATGCTATATAA